In the genome of Candidatus Zixiibacteriota bacterium, one region contains:
- a CDS encoding NHL repeat-containing protein — translation MRILVILATAICVQLSSCCDSDTSPTAEYWEPFEGHGTEPGQFDSPMGVQFRASLGSLRSVLLVADYGNDRVQMFPIDDIHVYCFGEAGDGPGQFRGPVSITSAQSDSGDSFLFVTDSRNHRVQKFDVDGNFILAWGESGSDTGQFNTPTGIDADRDGNIYVVDSGNHRIQVFDENGNFQRLWGGQGTRPGEFESPIDIAEYDGASGLARLVVSDYGNNRIQVFDQEGDFIASHDAIPCPLGLGTSAKGNIWIVSETDRRLFIVNFWRSSREVYSLRGSLKPYDITEPWVSDMGKHAILWYSRRDCY, via the coding sequence ATGCGTATACTTGTGATTTTGGCTACAGCGATTTGCGTCCAGTTGTCATCATGCTGTGATAGTGATACCTCGCCGACGGCAGAATACTGGGAACCATTCGAAGGGCACGGTACAGAACCGGGTCAGTTTGACTCCCCCATGGGCGTGCAGTTTCGAGCGTCGCTGGGATCTCTGAGATCTGTACTTCTTGTCGCAGACTACGGGAACGATAGAGTGCAGATGTTTCCGATCGACGACATCCATGTCTACTGCTTCGGTGAGGCCGGTGATGGGCCGGGTCAATTCAGGGGACCGGTTTCAATTACATCGGCTCAATCAGACTCTGGGGATAGTTTCTTGTTCGTCACTGACTCAAGGAATCATCGGGTGCAGAAATTTGATGTTGATGGCAATTTCATACTTGCGTGGGGAGAATCCGGATCCGACACGGGCCAATTCAACACACCTACCGGGATTGACGCTGACAGAGACGGGAACATCTATGTAGTTGATTCGGGCAACCACCGTATACAGGTGTTCGACGAAAACGGTAACTTTCAGAGACTCTGGGGGGGGCAAGGAACTCGACCGGGTGAGTTTGAGAGTCCGATCGACATTGCTGAGTACGATGGAGCCTCAGGTTTGGCGCGTCTTGTTGTATCTGACTATGGCAACAACCGCATTCAGGTGTTCGATCAAGAGGGAGATTTCATAGCATCTCACGACGCCATCCCCTGTCCGTTAGGATTGGGTACATCTGCGAAAGGCAACATCTGGATAGTGAGTGAAACTGACCGACGGCTATTTATTGTGAACTTCTGGCGTAGCAGCCGAGAGGTGTATTCGCTCCGAGGTTCTTTGAAGCCGTACGATATCACAGAACCCTGGGTCTCGGATATGGGAAAACACGCCATTCTCTGGTACTCTCGACGTGATTGCTACTGA